In Acaryochloris marina S15, a single genomic region encodes these proteins:
- the mreC gene encoding rod shape-determining protein MreC: protein MLFLFRWWERYRLGLILAILCLGGAWVFSRSQGVGLLEVFRFANRPVQPDAVQQKQLVDAQTKQLRQQLVDLESRNQTLQKLVDHKSVKNKQAIAVPVLGRSGDNWWQQLTLSKGQNHGIKVGSVVFAPGGLVGRVTAVSQNTSRVLLVTDPTSRIGVIVTRSRHMGIFQGQSSTEALITFFDKDPDVKVGDAVVTSSLSRLFPPGLPVGKIKTLKLEQNYNPQAIVELAVPISKLEWVSVYLNDQTSLLQKTVPSSP from the coding sequence ATGCTTTTTCTGTTTCGCTGGTGGGAACGGTATCGTTTAGGGTTAATCCTAGCTATTTTGTGCTTGGGAGGGGCGTGGGTGTTCAGCCGTTCTCAAGGGGTTGGCTTGCTGGAAGTGTTTCGGTTTGCCAATAGACCTGTCCAGCCAGATGCCGTTCAACAGAAACAGCTGGTGGATGCCCAAACAAAACAGCTTCGCCAGCAACTCGTTGATCTGGAATCTCGAAATCAGACCCTCCAGAAGCTGGTTGATCATAAAAGTGTGAAAAACAAGCAAGCGATCGCAGTTCCAGTACTGGGTCGGAGTGGGGATAATTGGTGGCAGCAGTTAACCCTCAGTAAAGGCCAGAACCACGGTATTAAAGTGGGTTCTGTGGTGTTTGCCCCCGGTGGACTAGTGGGACGGGTGACGGCGGTGTCTCAAAATACCAGTCGAGTTCTGTTGGTAACCGACCCCACGAGCCGAATTGGGGTGATTGTCACCCGTAGCCGCCATATGGGTATTTTTCAAGGTCAGTCTAGTACGGAAGCCCTGATCACGTTCTTTGATAAAGATCCAGATGTAAAGGTGGGGGATGCGGTGGTCACCTCTTCCCTCAGTCGCCTATTTCCTCCGGGACTGCCAGTGGGTAAAATTAAGACTTTGAAATTAGAGCAAAATTATAATCCTCAAGCCATTGTTGAATTGGCAGTTCCGATTAGCAAGCTGGAATGGGTCAGCGTATACCTGAATGATCAAACCTCTCTCCTTCAGAAAACAGTCCCCTCTTCCCCTTAA
- the mreD gene encoding rod shape-determining protein MreD — MIKPLSFRKQSPLPLNLWNAVIVVGSVMICALMLLFRLPVMVLSGVGPNWLLVWVVTWSIKRSSLQGIVAGICLGLIQDGLTAAQPTHTVGLALVGLLTGRINKKRFIQEDFISIALIVFGMALMVEAVHAIQFGLGGTHRLEDVWLHLRQTALSSGILSSLWAPVVYFPLNRWWTRYHRLLGIE; from the coding sequence ATGATCAAACCTCTCTCCTTCAGAAAACAGTCCCCTCTTCCCCTTAATCTTTGGAACGCTGTCATTGTGGTTGGATCGGTGATGATCTGCGCCTTGATGCTGCTGTTCCGGTTGCCGGTCATGGTGTTGTCAGGGGTGGGGCCGAATTGGCTGCTGGTGTGGGTGGTGACCTGGAGTATTAAGCGATCCTCTCTCCAGGGCATTGTGGCGGGTATTTGTTTGGGATTGATTCAAGATGGCCTGACGGCTGCTCAGCCGACCCATACCGTCGGCTTAGCCCTAGTGGGGTTGCTGACGGGACGCATCAACAAAAAACGCTTTATTCAGGAAGACTTTATCTCCATTGCCCTAATCGTATTTGGCATGGCCCTGATGGTGGAGGCCGTGCATGCGATTCAGTTTGGATTAGGGGGGACCCATCGTCTTGAGGATGTTTGGCTTCATCTGCGGCAAACGGCTCTGAGTTCCGGGATTCTAAGTAGCTTATGGGCTCCAGTGGTTTATTTCCCTTTAAACCGATGGTGGACTCGATATCATCGGTTATTGGGTATCGAATAA
- the dxs gene encoding 1-deoxy-D-xylulose-5-phosphate synthase, translating into MHLSEIVHPNQLHGLSISELKQIANQIREKHLDTVATSGGHLGPGLGVVELTLALYQTLDLDQDKVVWDVGHQAYPHKLITGRYDRFHTLRQKDGVAGYLNRRESKFDHFGAGHASTSISSVLGMALARDAKGENFKTVAVIGDGAMTGGMALEAINHAGHLPHTRMIVVLNDNDMSISPNVGAMSRYLNKMRLSPPIQFLSDNFEEQLKQLPFGEQVAPDLKRLKGGMKRLAVSKVGAVFEELGFTYMGPVDGHSLEELLATFKEAHLHEGPVLVHVATTKGKGYAIAEQDQVGYHAQSPFNLETGKAKPSNKPKPPNYSKVFAETLIKIAENDIRVVGITAAMATGTGLDKLQAKLPKQYIDVGIAEQHAVTLAAGMACEGMRPVVTIYSTFLQRGYDQIIHDVCIQNLPVFFCLDRAGIVGADGPTHQGMYDIAYLRCLPNMVMMAPKDEAELQQMLVTGINYTDGPISMRYPRGSGLGVGLMEEGWEPLPIGKAETLRHGDDVLLLAYGTMVNLASQAADMLTEHGIRATVVNARFAKPLDTELIIPLAQKIGQVVTLEEGCLPGGFGSAVLEALMDHQVMVPVTRIGVPDLLVEHATPDQSKSALGLTPAQVAERVLGLLKQKPAPSYVS; encoded by the coding sequence ATGCATCTGAGTGAAATTGTCCACCCTAACCAGTTGCACGGGTTATCTATTTCGGAGCTGAAGCAAATTGCTAATCAGATCCGTGAGAAGCATTTAGATACTGTGGCGACGAGTGGTGGTCATTTAGGACCGGGGTTAGGGGTTGTTGAACTCACCCTGGCGCTCTATCAAACTTTAGATTTAGACCAAGATAAAGTGGTGTGGGACGTGGGGCACCAAGCCTATCCCCACAAACTCATTACGGGACGATATGACCGATTCCATACTCTACGCCAAAAAGACGGCGTTGCTGGATATCTGAATCGTCGAGAAAGCAAGTTTGACCACTTTGGTGCAGGTCACGCATCTACCAGTATTTCATCTGTATTAGGGATGGCCTTGGCTCGAGATGCCAAGGGAGAAAACTTTAAAACAGTCGCTGTGATTGGCGACGGGGCGATGACAGGGGGGATGGCCCTCGAAGCCATTAACCATGCGGGGCATCTTCCTCATACCCGCATGATTGTGGTCTTAAACGATAACGACATGTCCATTTCTCCTAATGTGGGAGCCATGTCTCGTTATCTGAATAAGATGCGCCTGAGTCCACCGATTCAGTTCTTGTCCGATAATTTTGAAGAGCAGCTCAAGCAGTTACCCTTCGGGGAGCAGGTGGCCCCCGATCTAAAACGGCTCAAAGGCGGCATGAAGCGCCTGGCGGTTTCCAAGGTCGGTGCGGTATTTGAAGAGTTGGGCTTTACCTATATGGGGCCTGTAGATGGCCATAGCCTAGAAGAGTTGCTGGCAACCTTCAAAGAAGCCCATTTACACGAAGGCCCAGTGCTCGTGCATGTGGCTACCACGAAGGGTAAGGGATATGCGATCGCAGAGCAAGACCAAGTCGGTTACCATGCCCAAAGTCCGTTCAACCTAGAAACGGGCAAAGCCAAGCCATCTAACAAACCTAAGCCTCCCAACTATTCCAAGGTATTTGCAGAAACCCTGATCAAAATAGCGGAAAACGATATCCGGGTCGTGGGCATAACCGCAGCCATGGCGACAGGAACAGGGCTAGATAAATTACAAGCTAAACTTCCCAAGCAATATATTGATGTTGGTATTGCTGAACAGCATGCGGTTACCCTAGCTGCCGGCATGGCCTGTGAAGGCATGCGACCCGTGGTCACTATCTATTCCACCTTCTTGCAGCGAGGGTATGACCAAATTATCCATGATGTCTGTATCCAAAACTTGCCGGTCTTCTTCTGCTTAGATCGAGCCGGAATTGTCGGTGCAGATGGTCCTACTCACCAAGGTATGTACGATATTGCCTACCTGCGTTGCCTACCTAATATGGTGATGATGGCTCCTAAAGATGAAGCCGAACTACAGCAAATGTTAGTAACGGGCATCAACTATACCGACGGCCCCATTTCTATGCGGTATCCGCGGGGCAGTGGTTTGGGTGTGGGTCTGATGGAAGAAGGGTGGGAACCGTTACCCATTGGTAAAGCAGAAACTCTGCGCCATGGAGACGATGTTCTCCTGTTAGCCTATGGCACGATGGTGAACTTAGCGTCTCAAGCGGCAGATATGCTGACGGAGCACGGTATTCGAGCCACGGTAGTGAATGCTCGGTTTGCCAAGCCCTTGGATACAGAGTTAATTATTCCTCTGGCTCAGAAGATAGGCCAGGTGGTGACCCTAGAGGAAGGCTGCTTACCGGGTGGCTTTGGCTCGGCCGTCTTAGAAGCCTTGATGGATCATCAAGTTATGGTGCCCGTGACTCGCATTGGTGTTCCCGATCTATTGGTAGAGCATGCCACGCCGGATCAATCTAAATCAGCACTGGGGTTAACCCCTGCTCAAGTTGCTGAAAGAGTGTTAGGGTTGCTGAAGCAGAAACCAGCACCTAGCTACGTTTCCTAA
- the mtnA gene encoding S-methyl-5-thioribose-1-phosphate isomerase, whose amino-acid sequence MTASVANPVYPVVWRGDHVELIDQTRLPQQFSVVEIRRSDDMATAIKTMIVRGAPAIGVAAAFGMYLGSCEITTDNRDAFLSELAGVGDLLKATRPTAVNLFWAVDRMLKVARQTLGPMSQIQDQLLTTAQEIAADDLRTCKAIGDHGLSVLPKDPEKLCLLTHCNAGALATAGYGTALGVVRSAWTAGRLARVYADETRPRLQGAKLTTWECVQEDIPVTLISDGMAAHCMQQDLIDVVVVGADRIAANGDAANKIGTYSVALCAKAHNLPFYVAAPLSTIDFELADGGGIPIEERHPSEIYQIGTTDICPKGVEFYNPAFDVTPAELITGIITEHGVFAPGDIREKLSHHRSA is encoded by the coding sequence ATGACTGCATCGGTTGCCAATCCTGTTTATCCTGTTGTTTGGCGTGGCGACCACGTTGAACTGATTGATCAGACTCGCTTGCCTCAGCAATTTAGTGTGGTGGAGATCCGTCGCTCGGATGATATGGCGACCGCGATCAAAACCATGATTGTTCGGGGTGCCCCGGCCATCGGGGTTGCTGCAGCCTTTGGTATGTATTTGGGAAGTTGTGAAATCACCACTGACAATCGAGATGCGTTCTTGAGCGAACTGGCTGGAGTGGGTGACCTACTGAAAGCGACCCGACCCACGGCAGTTAATCTGTTTTGGGCGGTGGATCGGATGCTGAAAGTGGCCCGCCAAACCTTAGGCCCTATGTCCCAGATTCAAGACCAACTGTTAACCACCGCTCAAGAAATTGCAGCAGATGATTTACGGACTTGCAAAGCGATTGGTGATCATGGTCTGAGTGTTCTACCCAAAGATCCCGAAAAGCTTTGTCTTCTGACCCACTGTAATGCTGGAGCCCTAGCGACTGCAGGCTATGGAACGGCGTTGGGGGTGGTTCGCTCCGCTTGGACTGCAGGCCGATTGGCTAGGGTCTATGCCGATGAAACTCGACCTCGTTTGCAGGGGGCTAAGTTAACCACTTGGGAATGTGTCCAAGAAGATATTCCGGTAACGCTAATTTCAGATGGAATGGCGGCCCATTGTATGCAGCAGGACCTCATTGATGTGGTGGTTGTGGGAGCCGACCGAATTGCGGCGAATGGCGATGCTGCCAATAAAATTGGTACTTATAGCGTTGCCCTCTGTGCCAAAGCCCACAATTTGCCTTTTTACGTCGCAGCCCCCCTCTCCACCATTGATTTTGAGTTAGCAGATGGTGGGGGAATTCCGATTGAAGAGCGACATCCATCTGAAATTTATCAGATTGGGACGACGGATATTTGTCCAAAAGGAGTAGAGTTCTATAACCCTGCTTTTGATGTGACTCCGGCTGAATTGATCACTGGCATTATTACGGAGCATGGGGTGTTTGCACCGGGGGATATTCGAGAGAAGCTCAGTCATCACCGCTCTGCTTAA
- a CDS encoding metallophosphoesterase yields MGQNSGQMPKKRMLRGRGFRLWSLLILFVLALGLPVYGYKIEPYWVEVKTVPLVLPHLQAEFDGYRIVQLSDMHVVDQMPQSFLERVIEQTNQQQPDLVVITGDIVTSDPQRYASRIEAAFKAFAAPTIAVLGNHDYWSDPGAVQQILQKGNVELLRNQVYTVERDQAQLHIAGVDDVWAGAADLDQVMTLLPKTGAAILLAHEPDFADVAVTTHRFDLELSGHAHGGQVAIPFVGAPVLPPHGKRYPIGQYQIEDLIQYTNRGIGMVSPRVRFGSRPEITVFQLSAPTA; encoded by the coding sequence ATGGGACAAAATTCTGGACAGATGCCGAAAAAACGAATGCTTAGAGGGCGAGGTTTTAGACTTTGGAGCTTATTGATCCTCTTTGTCTTGGCTTTGGGGTTGCCGGTGTATGGATACAAGATTGAACCCTATTGGGTAGAAGTAAAGACGGTTCCTCTGGTCTTACCTCATTTGCAGGCTGAATTTGATGGCTATCGGATTGTGCAGCTGAGTGATATGCATGTGGTCGATCAAATGCCACAGTCGTTTCTAGAGCGAGTCATTGAGCAAACGAATCAGCAGCAGCCCGATCTGGTCGTCATTACAGGAGATATTGTCACCTCTGATCCTCAGCGGTATGCCTCTCGTATTGAAGCGGCATTCAAAGCCTTTGCAGCCCCGACGATTGCAGTTTTGGGAAATCATGACTATTGGTCTGATCCAGGAGCTGTTCAGCAGATTTTGCAAAAAGGTAATGTCGAACTGCTTCGGAATCAGGTCTATACAGTTGAACGAGATCAGGCACAGCTACACATTGCCGGGGTCGATGATGTCTGGGCAGGGGCTGCCGATCTCGATCAGGTGATGACCCTGTTGCCCAAGACAGGAGCTGCGATTTTGTTAGCTCATGAGCCAGACTTTGCCGATGTGGCTGTCACGACCCACCGATTTGATCTAGAGCTTTCTGGACATGCCCATGGCGGTCAAGTTGCTATTCCGTTTGTGGGGGCTCCCGTGTTACCCCCCCATGGCAAGCGATACCCCATTGGGCAATATCAAATTGAAGACTTAATTCAATACACCAATCGGGGGATTGGCATGGTTAGCCCCCGAGTTCGGTTTGGGAGTCGTCCTGAAATTACGGTGTTTCAGCTATCTGCACCCACTGCTTAG
- a CDS encoding DUF2834 domain-containing protein gives MVQKIGFGLIWLGFSIYAFVLAPPDQGNSLELIQQLSTMNWEGINPLVIALFNLMGIWPMIYGSVLFADGCEQKISAWPFASLSFAFGAFALLPYLALRQAPQPELAGESNRNLKFWDSRGLGIGLFVGAIALLVFGFSQGDWADFIHLWQTSRFIHVMSLDFCMLSLVFPAMLVADINRRGLSTQTPLFWGAALVPLLGPLAYLCLRPSLYASQSPAG, from the coding sequence ATGGTGCAAAAAATTGGATTTGGCTTGATATGGCTAGGGTTTAGTATCTATGCCTTTGTGTTAGCACCCCCCGATCAAGGCAATTCTCTTGAATTAATTCAACAACTGTCAACGATGAACTGGGAAGGCATCAATCCCTTAGTGATTGCTCTCTTCAATCTGATGGGCATCTGGCCCATGATCTATGGGAGCGTGCTGTTTGCAGACGGTTGCGAACAAAAAATTTCAGCGTGGCCTTTCGCTAGCCTATCCTTTGCCTTTGGAGCCTTTGCTCTACTGCCCTACCTAGCTCTCCGCCAAGCTCCACAGCCTGAATTGGCTGGCGAGAGCAACCGGAATTTAAAGTTCTGGGATAGTCGAGGGCTAGGAATTGGGTTGTTCGTCGGTGCGATCGCACTCCTGGTCTTTGGCTTTTCCCAAGGGGACTGGGCAGACTTCATTCATCTCTGGCAAACTAGCCGATTTATTCATGTGATGAGTCTAGATTTTTGTATGCTCAGCCTTGTTTTTCCCGCCATGTTAGTAGCCGATATCAACAGACGAGGGTTATCCACTCAAACGCCCTTATTTTGGGGGGCTGCGTTAGTGCCATTACTAGGACCATTGGCCTATTTGTGCCTTCGCCCCTCTCTGTATGCCTCCCAGAGCCCAGCAGGATAG
- a CDS encoding serine/threonine-protein kinase: protein MLLNNRFRILKQLAKGGFGATYLAEDTHMLSRRHCVVKQLQPEVPNQHCYEIALKKFKEEAAVLEQLKHDQIPQLYGYFEQEERLFLIQEWIDGPTLGEKVRALGQLSAEEVQQMLLRVLPVLEYLHNFKVIHRDIKPDNLILRQVDSRPVLIDFGSMKRHLKTRISFSGSVIDSVIIGTEGFMSPEQAAQRTVYASDLYSLGMTAIYALTAKLPVEMESDYETGQFRWRQYAPHVSDHLADILNKATEFSPQDRFSTATEMLDALTLQNANAVATIISERTIHQRPTILDQVEPELPKAEAVIARKGLKTLEFSPSAVMTSLMAGGIGFAIALSFQGLGPQAVKANHDQDTGKSLVQAANTFSVQGKKLGAIRTLLNVPTTSDHAQEAREKVANLVHLELGQSIDQQLDVMNLEKPPGKAKRSLAGIGVSYLSDVKTKTQIDKVKTKFGHSPINTYSPHWPIYRQPTDADLVADSKSWYDPWFEQYDIAPGMTLEVMYGCKSNKILQTAESFDRSNVDSEFIKARFNRILQGSRQEDIQVSQATLKQLTNHTGKARTESFSTDQVRGWIISNQDQLMIVTRET, encoded by the coding sequence ATGCTATTGAACAATCGCTTTCGCATCTTAAAACAACTGGCCAAAGGTGGTTTTGGCGCAACTTATTTGGCAGAAGATACCCACATGCTGTCCCGGCGTCACTGTGTGGTGAAGCAGTTACAGCCTGAGGTGCCTAACCAACACTGTTATGAGATTGCACTCAAAAAATTCAAAGAGGAAGCGGCGGTCCTTGAACAACTGAAGCATGATCAAATTCCTCAGCTGTATGGCTACTTTGAACAAGAGGAGCGCCTGTTTTTGATCCAGGAATGGATAGATGGGCCAACCTTAGGGGAAAAAGTCAGAGCTTTGGGACAGCTCTCGGCAGAAGAAGTTCAACAGATGCTGCTGCGAGTGCTGCCTGTTCTAGAATATCTGCATAATTTTAAAGTCATTCATCGGGATATTAAGCCAGATAACTTGATTTTGCGGCAGGTGGATAGTCGCCCTGTGCTGATCGACTTTGGTTCCATGAAGCGGCATCTTAAAACCCGCATCAGCTTTTCCGGCAGCGTTATAGATTCTGTGATCATTGGTACGGAGGGGTTTATGTCCCCTGAGCAAGCGGCCCAACGAACAGTCTATGCCAGTGATTTATACAGTTTGGGGATGACTGCAATCTATGCTCTGACGGCAAAGCTACCCGTGGAGATGGAATCTGACTACGAGACAGGCCAGTTCCGATGGCGACAATATGCGCCCCATGTGAGCGATCATTTAGCTGATATTTTGAACAAAGCGACAGAGTTCAGCCCTCAAGATCGCTTTAGCACAGCCACGGAAATGTTGGATGCGTTGACCCTGCAGAATGCCAATGCTGTCGCTACGATCATCTCTGAACGAACCATTCATCAACGACCCACAATATTAGATCAGGTTGAGCCGGAGCTTCCTAAAGCTGAAGCCGTGATTGCTCGCAAGGGGCTGAAGACGTTGGAGTTTTCACCTTCTGCGGTGATGACCTCTCTCATGGCGGGGGGGATTGGATTTGCGATCGCACTCAGTTTCCAAGGTCTAGGCCCTCAAGCCGTAAAAGCCAATCATGATCAGGACACCGGCAAGTCTTTGGTTCAAGCGGCCAATACTTTCTCTGTACAGGGGAAAAAGTTAGGCGCAATCCGTACTTTATTGAATGTGCCCACCACCTCTGATCATGCCCAAGAAGCCCGAGAGAAAGTGGCGAATCTAGTGCACCTGGAGCTGGGGCAAAGCATCGATCAACAATTGGATGTCATGAATTTGGAAAAGCCTCCTGGTAAGGCTAAGCGAAGTTTGGCGGGCATCGGAGTCTCTTATTTATCAGACGTTAAAACCAAGACCCAGATAGATAAAGTAAAAACAAAATTTGGCCATTCACCGATCAATACCTATAGTCCCCACTGGCCCATCTATCGTCAGCCGACGGATGCAGACTTAGTCGCCGATTCCAAGTCTTGGTATGACCCTTGGTTTGAACAGTATGATATTGCTCCCGGCATGACTCTGGAAGTGATGTATGGATGTAAGTCCAATAAGATCCTGCAAACCGCCGAATCCTTTGACCGCAGCAATGTTGATTCTGAGTTTATTAAGGCCCGCTTCAATCGAATCCTGCAAGGTAGCCGTCAAGAGGATATTCAAGTCTCCCAAGCGACCTTAAAGCAACTCACCAACCACACAGGTAAGGCCAGAACTGAGTCCTTCTCCACAGATCAAGTACGAGGCTGGATTATCAGCAATCAGGATCAGCTGATGATTGTCACCCGAGAGACATAA
- a CDS encoding TVP38/TMEM64 family protein — MNKILSRLIKFILIMGLVVGLIWLIQQYGMERIRANVAYMGVWAPIGIFALRFISVVIPALPSTAWSLLAGTVLESFWTALITVVLADLVACSLGFYLAKRYGRNLVEKLVGTRFMDKVDKVSQRHLESNFFLLTGFLMTGLFDFVSYGAGLTTTKWVQFFPALFIGVVISNTPVVAIGKGMFAEGNARLLVVAAVLGIFSLAILTGWLQRRNSKPVKG; from the coding sequence ATGAACAAAATACTGAGCAGACTGATTAAATTCATCTTGATTATGGGGCTGGTGGTGGGCTTAATCTGGCTCATCCAACAATATGGAATGGAGAGAATCCGGGCCAACGTCGCTTATATGGGCGTATGGGCACCGATCGGCATTTTTGCCCTCCGCTTTATCAGTGTGGTGATTCCAGCTTTACCCAGTACCGCTTGGTCTCTATTAGCAGGGACTGTTCTAGAAAGCTTCTGGACTGCATTAATTACGGTAGTTTTAGCCGATTTAGTGGCCTGTAGCCTGGGGTTTTATCTGGCAAAACGATATGGTCGGAATTTGGTAGAGAAGCTGGTCGGTACCCGATTTATGGACAAGGTTGATAAAGTCAGCCAACGGCATTTGGAAAGTAATTTCTTTCTGCTAACGGGTTTTTTAATGACGGGATTATTTGACTTTGTCAGCTATGGTGCCGGTTTGACGACCACTAAATGGGTGCAGTTTTTTCCTGCTCTCTTCATTGGTGTGGTGATCTCCAATACGCCTGTAGTGGCTATTGGTAAGGGCATGTTTGCAGAAGGGAATGCTCGCTTGTTAGTCGTTGCTGCAGTGCTAGGAATTTTTTCGTTGGCGATATTGACGGGGTGGTTACAACGCCGCAATAGCAAGCCAGTTAAGGGATGA